AAAGGCGAGCTCATTTGCTCGCTGGCAAACAGTAATTCTTGGGGAACCTGTTTCTCAATAAGCTGTTTCATAATTGCAGGAACAAAAAATTTTTCAGTATGGAAATGTTCAATATCAATAATATTCAGCCCCATTTCTTTTGCGTTTAGCGCTTCGTGATGCTTGATATCACCGGTGATTAAGAGGTCTGCTTTTTTCAGAATTGCCTTATTTATTAGAGAACCGCCACTTCCGGTACATAAGGCAATGGTCTTAATTTTTTGTTTTTTGGCTTTGACAATTCTTAGATAGGGGATCTTCAGTATTTTTTTAACTTTTTTACAGAAAGTATCCAGATTTTGATCTGAAGGTAAATTTGCGATTAAACCAATCCCGGTTTTATTAATAGCCTTTAATTGGTAAATATCATAAGCCGGTTCTTCATAGGGATGGTTTTTGTAAAGAGTGTCAACTATTCTACCTGTATCTCTTTCACGAAAAACTGTTTCAACTTTCACTTCATTGACTAATTCTCTTTTTCCGATTTCACCAATAAACGGACTTGTTCCATCCATAGGTTTAAAAGAACCATTTCCCGGAAAAGTAAATGATGTTTCAGAATAATTGCCAATATTTCCAGCGCCGGCTAAAAAAAGGGCATTTAAAAGTTTTTTGTGGTATTTTTCAGGAACATAAACGGCTAACTTGAATGTTTTTTCCGGAGATTCCTCTAAACAATCGATTTTCTTCAAATTGAGTAAATTCCCAAAATAATCATTTAAACCATTTTCCGCAAGGTCATAGTTAGTATGAGCAGAAATTAAATTTATGTGATTGTGTATTAATTGAAAAATTAATGGATTATCCTGTTTGGTAATCCTGGTAAGAGGCTGAAAAAATAAAGGATGGTGAGAAAGAATAGTATTACAATTTTGCTCGATTGCTTCTTTTATAATCTCTTGTGTGACATCCAGACAGATTAGGGTTTTGTTTATATTCTCTTCCATATCAGCATATTGTACACCACTGTTATCAAAGCTCTGCTGAAGAAAAAATGGGGCAATCTTATCAATACTATGTATCAGTTCTTTTATTTTCATTAGTAATATTTTCCCTCCCTCCCTTTATTAAAAACTAATATGAATTTATAGTGTATTAATATTATTTATCACTTTCATTAATTTGTTCTAATACCCTTTTAAGTTCCTGAATATCCTTCCAGGTTAATTCTTTAGGACTTCCCGGGGTTGTTTCCTCGTGTCTTAACAAATAACTTGGATGGAACATAGGAAAAATTTTAATCCCGCCTATCCAGTCAAACCATTGACCCCTTACTTTGGAAATTCCATTCTGAGAATTCAACAAGTATTTGGTTGGGATATTTCCCAGTGTGACAATAATTTTCGGTTTAATTAGAGCAATTTGGCTTTCCAGATAAGGAAAACATGTTTCTTCTTCTGATTTATTTGGATTACGATTTCCCGGTGGGCGACATTTTAGTATATTGGTGATAAAAACATCTTTTCTATTAATCTGTACAGACTCTAATATTTTTGTAAAAAGTTTTCCCGCTTTACCAACAAACGGTTTCCCTTGTAAATCTTCAACTTCCCCTGGTGCTTCCCCAATAAAAATTACGGGACTCTTGTAATTGCCTTCACCAGGTACAGCATTATGTCTGGTAGAATAGAGAGGGCATTTTTGACATGCCTTTATTTCTTCAGCAATTTCATCCATCGTTAAGGAAATTGTTTTATCTGTCATTTAAGGACTCCTGAATCAATATGGGTAACCATAGGAAGCCGGAATTAATAATTATTTTAATTAATATTCAATATGTAAAATCTGTAAATGCCATAAGTATCATTAAAAAAAACTATAATGTTTGCTATTGTTGATATTTTATCATTGTAAGCCATGATAAACAAGTCAATTAAAAATCAAGCCGGAATATTACTACCTGGTAATTTTTTATGATATTATAAATATTATAATGGTAAAAAAATATTATAAAAGGAAATCTTACTGGTGATAAAGAATATTGAAATTGCCGGGATATTTAATGATATAGCCAATATATTAAAAATAAAAGATGACAACAGGTTTAAGATAAGGGCATATGAACGTGTTGCCAGTGCTATAGAAAATTTGCCTATGGAAGTTGAAACGCTTTATAAATCAGGCAAGCTGGACGAAATACCCGGAGTAGGAGAAGCAATAGCTAAAAAAATAGGGGAGCTCATAGAAACTGGTAAACTTGAGTATTATGAAAACCTGAAACAAAGCATTCCTTCAGGTGTATTGGAATTGTTAAACATTTCTGAAGTTGGGCCACGAAAGGCTAAACTATTTTTTGAAGAACTTGGAATTGATAGTATTGGAAAATTGGAAGAGGCTGCAAGGAAACATAAACTGCAGAAACTACCGGGGATGGGTAGTAAAGCAGAAGAAAATATATTAAGAGGCGTAGAAATATATAAAGGCAGGGAGAAAAGGACTTTATTGGGTGTTGCTCTACCTGTTGCAGAAGGGATAATCAATCAACTCAAATCTTTAAGGGTAGTAGACAAAATAGATATTGCGGGGAGTTTGAGACGTAGAAAAGAAACGATTGGGGATATTGATATACTGGTCACTTCAAATTATCCCGAAAAAGTAATGGAGAAATTTACACATCTGCCGGAGGTGAAAGAAGTACTGGCGGAAGGTTTGACCAAGTCAGCAATTTTAACACAACAAAATGTTCATGTGGATTTAAGGGTTGTAAAGCTGGAAAGTTTCGGTGCTGCCCTGGTATACTTTACCGGCTCAAAGGCACATAATGTCCGTCTGCGGGAAATGGCAATTAAAAAGGGATTAAAAATCAATGAATATGGAGTTTTTATAACAGATAATGATAAAATGATTGCCGGTAAAGAAGAGAAAGATGTTTATGATAAAGTAGACCTGCCTTATATTATGCCTGAGCTGCGTGAAGACAGGGGAGAGTTTGAAGCGGCACAGAAAAGACAGTTACCTGAGCTGGTGACCATTAAAGATATCAAGGGAGATTTACATATTCATACCAGTGACAGTGATGGATTAAATACAATAGTTGAAATTGCCGATACTGCAAAAAAGAAGGGATATCAATACATTGCAATTACCGATCATTCCCAATCTCTTTATGTTGCCGGTGGTTTAACTGAAGAAAAATTACTAAAACAGATAGACCGGATTGATATGATTAATAAAAATATGAATAATCTTGTTATTCTAAAAGGGATAGAGGTAGATATAAAATCTGACGGAACATTAGATTTTCCTGATAGTATTCTGGAAAAACTGGATATTGTTATTGCTGCTATTCATTCCGGTTTTAAACAGGAAAGTGGCAAAATAATGGGGCGTCTGACTAAAGCAATGAAAAATCCGCTGGTAAATATTATTGCTCATCCTTCCGGTAGAATTATAGGATATCGCCAGCCTTATAATGTTGATATTCAGGAAATTATCAGAATGGCTGCTGAAACAGGCACCTTCCTTGAGATTAACGCATCCCCTGAAAGGATGGATTTAAATGATATTTATGTGAAAAGCGCAAAGGAAAAAGGGGTGCTTCTTTCAATTGGCACAGATGCCCATCAGCTATCATCAATGGATAATATGAAATATGGAATTTCTGTTGCCCGTCGTGGCTGGTTAGAGAAGGGAAATATTCTTAATACTTTTTCCTTATTGGAATTAAAATCAAAATTAAAAAAAATTAATAATAAAAAAACATAAATAATACAATCGTTGATAGTCATAATAATTTTGTTACCATTCTTGCATCTTTCCAATTTTCCAGTTTTCCAGGTTATGCAGCACAATAAAAAGTCTTAATATTTTAGAAGATTATTTATAAAAATGAAAAAATAGAAAAATTTTAAAATAATTTTTTGAAAGACAAAAATAATGTTATGATATTAATACATTATTTATTTTAATCGAATATATTTTTAGGAGGTAGTCGATGTGGTGAATAAAGAAGAAAATAGCTTGAATAGTAATGTTTTGGATTTGTTAAAACAGAAAATCCTGGTAATTGACGGTGCAATGGGGACAATGTTACAGGCAAATGGTATGAAATCAGGTGAGTGTCCGGAGTTGTGGAATATCAATCACCCGGAAATTGTGAAACAAATCCATACTTCCTATCTGGAAGCAGGAGCTGACATTATTCTTACCAATACTTTTGGAGCCAATGGAGTAAAATTATTAAAATTAAAGCAACAGGACAGGCTGAAAGAGATAAATAAACAAGCAGTTAAAATTGCCCGAGAGGCAGCTGAAGAATATATGGAAAAATATTCAAATCAGGTTTTTATCGCAGGATCGGTAGGCCCAACAGGTGAAATACTGCAACCAATCGGTCCACTAAAAACGGAAGAAGCTTATCAGGGCTATGAGGATCAAATAAAGGAAATGGCTTCTACCGGTGTTGATATGATATTATTGGAAACCTTTTATGATCTTTCTGAAATAAAACTTGCACTAAAAGCCGTAAAAGAAAACACAGACTTACCAGTTTTTGCCTCTATGAGTTTTGATGACAGCAAAAAGACTATCTATGGAATAACCCCAGAGAGAGCAGTGGAAGAATTATTCAAAGAAGAAGCTGACGGTGTTGGAGCCAATTGCGGAAGCGGACCAAAATTACTGTATGAGATAATGACCCGGATGAGAACTATCACTGATTCTCTTCTGCTGGTTGAACCTAATGCCGGTATGCCTTATCTTAAGGATAACAGGGTTGTTTATCCTGCAACTCCGGAAGAGATGGCAGAATATGCGGAAAAATTTGTAAAATTAAAAGTAAATATTATAGGTGGTTGTTGTGGAACAACCCCGGAACATATAAAAGCAATTGCGAAAATAGTTAAGGAAAATAAATAGAGGGTAGCAATTGCCTGTAAAAATAAAGATATCAGGAATCAGAACACATATTTATTAGAAATAAAAGCATATTGACTGTTAAGAAAGATACCCAATTTAATCAAATGAAAAATAAGAAAGAAACTATTTCACTTATCGAACTATTTTGGACTTTTTTCAGAATAGGAATGCTAACATTTGGCGGCGGGATAGCTATGACAATGGTTATGAGACATGAACTTGTGCTGAAAAAAAACTGGATGGAAGATTCAGATTTTTTTTCTATAGTTGCACTGGCAACTGCCGTTCCCGGAGTGATTGCTGTAAATGTAGCTTATTTATTAGGAAGAAGATTTCGGGGATGGAAAGGTCTAATACTATCAGTGTTAGGAGTTGTTCTACCTTCATTTTTTATCATACTTTTAATTGTAGGCATACTGCTCCCATATTTTTATAATCCTTTGGTTGTTAAATTTTTACGTGGTTGTGCAATTGCAGTTGTAGGCCAATTAGCCTTTGCAAGTGTTGTTTTTAGCAGGAAATCAATCAGGAGATGGCCACATCTTGCTGTATGTGTCATAGGTATTGTAATAGTGGGAGTACTTAAACTACATCCGGTTTTTGCATTAGTTACAGTAAGTATAATTGGTTATTTTTTATTTCCCAATAAGAAAATTTAAAATTTTACAAAAATATTTTCGAAAAAATAATAGTTGGTGAATAAAATAGTGAAAATATTATTGGATTTATTTATAAGTTTTATGATTATAGGAATAGGTGCATATGGAGGTGGTATGGTAACCATACCACTGATACAGCATGAAATTGTTGTTAAAAACAATTGGCTTTTACTTGATGAGATGGCAGAGGTATTTGCCATTGCCCAGATGACACCAGGACCGATTGCTATTAATTCAGCAACATTCACCGGTTTTCGTATTGCAGGAATAATTGGCGCTGTAGTTGCAACAATAGCAGTCATACTGCCTTCATTATCAATTTTTACATTATTAACACCAATTCTTATAAAATATAATAAAAATGAATATTTTTGCAGATTAAGAAACAATATGCAATTGGGTGTATTAAGTCTTATATTTTTTGCTGTTTGGAGTTATGGTTCAGCAGTAATTGATGGATTTATAGATATAGGAATTGCAATTGCAGCCTTTCTGCTTTTATTTAATTTTGAAAAAAAATTGCACCCGATCATAGTAATTTTTACCTGTGGAATAATAGGCTTAATAATTTTTTAAGATTTGACAATTACCGGGAATGGTGCTATATTTTCAACAGATATTTTATGATTTATAAACTCGTATAAGTTTTCGAATATGGCGGAAACGTTTCTACCAAGTGACCGTAAATCACAGATGGCTACGAGTGGAAGTGCACCTTAGGGATTCACCTGTCAAAACCAATGCAGGGTTCGAACCAAGTGGTGCAAAGTGTATAAGGTTATACTACACCGTAGGGTTAAAATCCCAGACGGAGAGGTTCCACTCTTAATTTGGAATACCTCTTGGTCTGGGTTTTTTATTTTTATAGAAAATAATAAATGGAAGGCAGGTATAATAAAATGGATATTAGTATTATCATGGGAAGCACATCTGACCAGTCAATAATGGAAAAGGCTACTGAAGTTCTGCAGGAATTAGGAATAAGCTATGAGTTAAGGGCAATTTCCGCGCATCGTACCCCGGATTTTCTTTTTCAATATATCAATCAATTTCCAAAGAGGGGATTTAAAGTAGTTATTGCCGGTGCAGGAGGTGCTGCCCATTTGCCAGGAGTAATTGCAGCGAAAACGCTTTTACCGGTAATCGGTGTTCCTGTTAAAACCCAAACATTAGATGGTCTTGATTCATTACTTTCAATTGTACAGATGCCCAAAGGAGTTCCTGTTGCAACAGTTGGGATTAACAATGCTGCCAATGCAGCACTATTGGCAGCAAGGATTATGGCATTGGAAAACAATCTGCTGAAAGACAAATTAACAGCATATGTGCAAAAAATGGAAGAGAATATTATAAACCTGGAAATCAATAAGGGAATTCAATAAAAATTTTATATTATGAGGAGTTTTTGTATGGGCAGTGTAAAAGATTTAGAAGTACTGGTTGCTCCAGCTGGAGAATACCCCGGAAGGGGAAGGTTTATTTTTTCTGACCGATACTCAGTTTTTGATTGGGGAGAGATGCCCGATCATATCCCCCAGAAAGGATCTGCTTTATGTATTGTCGCAGCTTATTTTTTTGAAAAATTGGAAAGTAACGGGATACTTACACATTATCTTGGTGTAGTAGAAGATGGACAAATCAAAACACTTTCGGAACTCGATAAAGCTGTAAATGTTCTGGAAACAAAACTTTATAGAGTCTTGCACCCAAAATTGATTAAGAATGTTTATGATTATGAAATATATAATCAGGAAAAGGGAAATTATTTAATACCCCTGGAAATCATATATCGTAATACTCTTCCACGCGGGTCAAGTGTATTTAAGCGTTTAGAAAAAGGAGAGTTAAAACTTAAAGACTTAGGTTTAAATAATATGCCCGGTGAAGGAGTTGAACTGGACCATCCATACTTAGATGTCTCGACTAAATTAGAAGAGAGTGATCGCTATCTTTCATGGCAAGAAGCCCGGGAAATATCAAATTTATCTGAGCAAAAAATTGGAGAACTAAATGCAATAACACTAAGAGTTAATCAAATGATTAGTAAAGAGGTAAAAAAAGCAGGTCTAAAAAACGAAGACGGTAAATTTGAATTTGCCTTAGATCAAAACCAGAATATTGTACTGGTAGATGTGCTCGGCACACTTGATGAATGCCGTTTTACCTATCAAGGTATGCCTATTAGTAAAGAAATCCCACGTCTTTATTATCGAAAAAGTGAATGGTATACAGAAATATTAAAGGCAAAGGAAATAGACAAAGTTAATTGGAAAGACAATGTTAAAGGAAATCCAAAACCATTACCATTAGAATTGAAATTATTAATATCAAGAGTATATCAAGCCTTTGCTAATGAAATTACTGGTAAAGAATGGTTTTCAGACATTCCTCCCCTTCAAGAAATCCTGAAAGATATGAAACATTTTATTAAATAAATTATAATTTGTTATATTGAGTTATTTTATATATAAGGAGTACTTAATATGTGGTCAGTAGAAATAAATATAAAGCTAAAGAAGGGTGTGCTGGATACACAAGGTAAAGCAATACATAATGCCTTACTCTCTTTGGGGTTTTCAAGCATCAAAGATGTAAGGATCGGTAAACTGATTGAAATTCAGCTTGAAGGTAATTCGCAGGATGAAGTCAGTAAAAGTGTGCAGGATATGTGTCAAAAACTTTTAGCTAATCCGGTAATTGAGGATTATAGTTATAAAATTGAGGAACAATAAATGAAATTTGGAATTATACAATTTCCCGGTTCAAATTGTGACTTTGACTGCTATTATGCACTTAAAAATATAATAAAAGTACCTGTTGAATGGATTTGGCATAAACAGGATGATTTGAATGGCTTTGATTGTATTGTTTTGCCTGGAGGTTTTACCTATGGAGATTATTTACGTGTCGGAGCTATTGCCCGGTATTCACCTGTTATGTCAGCAGTAACCGATTTTTCCCGGGCAGGAGGGCTGGTAATAGGAATCTGTAATGGATTTCAGGTGTTAACTGAAGCCAAGCTTCTACCTGGAACATTAACCAGAAATAAATGTCTTCATTTTATATGCAAACAACAGACAATAAGGGTTGAAGAAATTGATACACCATTTACCATAGCTTGTAAAACCAGGAAAGTACTACAAATACCTATTGCTCATGGAGAAGGTTGTTATTATACGGATAAGGAAACTTTAGAGCATTTAGAACAGAATAAACAGATTATATTTCGATATTGTGATGCTGATGGAAAAATATCAGATAAGGCAAATCCTAATGGTTCTCTAAATAATATTGCCGGGATTTGCAATAAAGAGAGAAATGTTATTGGTTTAATGCCCCATCCCGAGAGGTCTATTGAAAGTTGTCTTGGATCTGATGATGGAAGGCTTATATTTGAATCAATAGTAAATCATTTAAAGGTAAATTGCTTTTAATAAAATAACTACCCAGGTGTAATATATGGAAAATTTTAAACAAAAGAAATTTTGGCAAAAATGGAATCTGACTGCTCATGAATATAAAACTATCTGCAAAATGCTGGAACGTGAACCCAACGAATTGGAATTAGGTATCTTTTCGGTAATGTGGAGTGAGCATTGCAGCTATAAGAATACACGTCCTTTGTTAAAACTGTTACCTACCAAAGCTGATTGGGTGCTGCAGGGTCCTGGAGAAAATGCAGGCGTTATTGATATAGGTGAAGATGAATTGATTGTGATGAAGATGGAAAGCCATAACCATCCATCTGCAATCGAACCATTCCAGGGGGCAGCAACAGGCGTAGGGGGAATCCTGAGAGATATTTTTACTATGGGAGCCCGTCCTATAGCTGTCCTGGATTCTCTGTTTTTTGGTGATTTCCATGATAACAGAACTAACTATTTGTTTAACGGTGTTGTTGGAGGTATATCTTTTTATGGTAATTGTGTTGGTGTCCCTACTGTTGGCGGGGAGACTTTTTTTTCAAATAGCTACCAGGGAAACATTTTAGTAAATGTCATGTGTGTAGGCCTGGTAAAAAAAGGGCAGATTACCCGTGCTATTGCAAGAGGGGCAGGTAATTCAGTAATTCTGATAGGCGCCAAAACCGGACGGGACGGAATAGGTGGAGCAGCTTTTGCGTCTGTTGAATTAAATAAAAAATCTCAGGAAGATCGCCCTGCAGTCCAGATTGGTGACCCTTTTGCAGAAAAACTGCTGATTGAAGCTTGTTTAGAACTGGTGAAATTTGATGAAGTTATCGGCTTACAGGATTGTGGTGCCGCAGGGTTAACCAGTTCACTTAGTGAGATGGCTGCAAGAGGAAATAGCGGATTAGAAATTGAGTTAACCAGTGTGCCGCAAAGAGAAGAGGGTATGAATCCCTTTGAGATTATGTTGTCTGAATCACAGGAGAGGATGGTTGTAGTTGTTAAAAAAGGGCAGGAGGAAAGAGTCCTGTCGACTTTAAGAAAATGGGATTTGGATTCTTCTATTATCGGAATTGTTACCGATAATCCAGGGTTTGTAGTAAAGAATAATGGAAAAATTGTTGCAGATATACCTGTATCATCCCTTGCAGATGGTGCGCCGGTAGTTAAAAGAGAAATAAGAGAACCAGAAGTACAGAAAAAGATAAACCAATTAAACCTGGATAAAATCAAGGAATTGGATGACTACAATGAGATTCTTCTTCGATTGCTTTCATCACCAAATTTATCGTGCAAAGAGGATATCTACCAGCAATATGACCATATGGTTCAGATTAATACGATTTTAGCGCCTGGTGATGATGCGG
This DNA window, taken from Atribacterota bacterium, encodes the following:
- a CDS encoding Nif3-like dinuclear metal center hexameric protein, with amino-acid sequence MKIKELIHSIDKIAPFFLQQSFDNSGVQYADMEENINKTLICLDVTQEIIKEAIEQNCNTILSHHPLFFQPLTRITKQDNPLIFQLIHNHINLISAHTNYDLAENGLNDYFGNLLNLKKIDCLEESPEKTFKLAVYVPEKYHKKLLNALFLAGAGNIGNYSETSFTFPGNGSFKPMDGTSPFIGEIGKRELVNEVKVETVFRERDTGRIVDTLYKNHPYEEPAYDIYQLKAINKTGIGLIANLPSDQNLDTFCKKVKKILKIPYLRIVKAKKQKIKTIALCTGSGGSLINKAILKKADLLITGDIKHHEALNAKEMGLNIIDIEHFHTEKFFVPAIMKQLIEKQVPQELLFASEQMSSP
- a CDS encoding uracil-DNA glycosylase; the encoded protein is MTDKTISLTMDEIAEEIKACQKCPLYSTRHNAVPGEGNYKSPVIFIGEAPGEVEDLQGKPFVGKAGKLFTKILESVQINRKDVFITNILKCRPPGNRNPNKSEEETCFPYLESQIALIKPKIIVTLGNIPTKYLLNSQNGISKVRGQWFDWIGGIKIFPMFHPSYLLRHEETTPGSPKELTWKDIQELKRVLEQINESDK
- the polX gene encoding DNA polymerase/3'-5' exonuclease PolX, with translation MKNIEIAGIFNDIANILKIKDDNRFKIRAYERVASAIENLPMEVETLYKSGKLDEIPGVGEAIAKKIGELIETGKLEYYENLKQSIPSGVLELLNISEVGPRKAKLFFEELGIDSIGKLEEAARKHKLQKLPGMGSKAEENILRGVEIYKGREKRTLLGVALPVAEGIINQLKSLRVVDKIDIAGSLRRRKETIGDIDILVTSNYPEKVMEKFTHLPEVKEVLAEGLTKSAILTQQNVHVDLRVVKLESFGAALVYFTGSKAHNVRLREMAIKKGLKINEYGVFITDNDKMIAGKEEKDVYDKVDLPYIMPELREDRGEFEAAQKRQLPELVTIKDIKGDLHIHTSDSDGLNTIVEIADTAKKKGYQYIAITDHSQSLYVAGGLTEEKLLKQIDRIDMINKNMNNLVILKGIEVDIKSDGTLDFPDSILEKLDIVIAAIHSGFKQESGKIMGRLTKAMKNPLVNIIAHPSGRIIGYRQPYNVDIQEIIRMAAETGTFLEINASPERMDLNDIYVKSAKEKGVLLSIGTDAHQLSSMDNMKYGISVARRGWLEKGNILNTFSLLELKSKLKKINNKKT
- a CDS encoding homocysteine S-methyltransferase family protein, producing the protein MNKEENSLNSNVLDLLKQKILVIDGAMGTMLQANGMKSGECPELWNINHPEIVKQIHTSYLEAGADIILTNTFGANGVKLLKLKQQDRLKEINKQAVKIAREAAEEYMEKYSNQVFIAGSVGPTGEILQPIGPLKTEEAYQGYEDQIKEMASTGVDMILLETFYDLSEIKLALKAVKENTDLPVFASMSFDDSKKTIYGITPERAVEELFKEEADGVGANCGSGPKLLYEIMTRMRTITDSLLLVEPNAGMPYLKDNRVVYPATPEEMAEYAEKFVKLKVNIIGGCCGTTPEHIKAIAKIVKENK
- a CDS encoding chromate transporter; amino-acid sequence: MKNKKETISLIELFWTFFRIGMLTFGGGIAMTMVMRHELVLKKNWMEDSDFFSIVALATAVPGVIAVNVAYLLGRRFRGWKGLILSVLGVVLPSFFIILLIVGILLPYFYNPLVVKFLRGCAIAVVGQLAFASVVFSRKSIRRWPHLAVCVIGIVIVGVLKLHPVFALVTVSIIGYFLFPNKKI
- a CDS encoding chromate transporter, which encodes MKILLDLFISFMIIGIGAYGGGMVTIPLIQHEIVVKNNWLLLDEMAEVFAIAQMTPGPIAINSATFTGFRIAGIIGAVVATIAVILPSLSIFTLLTPILIKYNKNEYFCRLRNNMQLGVLSLIFFAVWSYGSAVIDGFIDIGIAIAAFLLLFNFEKKLHPIIVIFTCGIIGLIIF
- the purE gene encoding 5-(carboxyamino)imidazole ribonucleotide mutase, whose translation is MDISIIMGSTSDQSIMEKATEVLQELGISYELRAISAHRTPDFLFQYINQFPKRGFKVVIAGAGGAAHLPGVIAAKTLLPVIGVPVKTQTLDGLDSLLSIVQMPKGVPVATVGINNAANAALLAARIMALENNLLKDKLTAYVQKMEENIINLEINKGIQ
- the purC gene encoding phosphoribosylaminoimidazolesuccinocarboxamide synthase, which codes for MGSVKDLEVLVAPAGEYPGRGRFIFSDRYSVFDWGEMPDHIPQKGSALCIVAAYFFEKLESNGILTHYLGVVEDGQIKTLSELDKAVNVLETKLYRVLHPKLIKNVYDYEIYNQEKGNYLIPLEIIYRNTLPRGSSVFKRLEKGELKLKDLGLNNMPGEGVELDHPYLDVSTKLEESDRYLSWQEAREISNLSEQKIGELNAITLRVNQMISKEVKKAGLKNEDGKFEFALDQNQNIVLVDVLGTLDECRFTYQGMPISKEIPRLYYRKSEWYTEILKAKEIDKVNWKDNVKGNPKPLPLELKLLISRVYQAFANEITGKEWFSDIPPLQEILKDMKHFIK
- the purS gene encoding phosphoribosylformylglycinamidine synthase subunit PurS; protein product: MWSVEINIKLKKGVLDTQGKAIHNALLSLGFSSIKDVRIGKLIEIQLEGNSQDEVSKSVQDMCQKLLANPVIEDYSYKIEEQ
- the purQ gene encoding phosphoribosylformylglycinamidine synthase subunit PurQ, giving the protein MKFGIIQFPGSNCDFDCYYALKNIIKVPVEWIWHKQDDLNGFDCIVLPGGFTYGDYLRVGAIARYSPVMSAVTDFSRAGGLVIGICNGFQVLTEAKLLPGTLTRNKCLHFICKQQTIRVEEIDTPFTIACKTRKVLQIPIAHGEGCYYTDKETLEHLEQNKQIIFRYCDADGKISDKANPNGSLNNIAGICNKERNVIGLMPHPERSIESCLGSDDGRLIFESIVNHLKVNCF
- the purL gene encoding phosphoribosylformylglycinamidine synthase subunit PurL translates to MENFKQKKFWQKWNLTAHEYKTICKMLEREPNELELGIFSVMWSEHCSYKNTRPLLKLLPTKADWVLQGPGENAGVIDIGEDELIVMKMESHNHPSAIEPFQGAATGVGGILRDIFTMGARPIAVLDSLFFGDFHDNRTNYLFNGVVGGISFYGNCVGVPTVGGETFFSNSYQGNILVNVMCVGLVKKGQITRAIARGAGNSVILIGAKTGRDGIGGAAFASVELNKKSQEDRPAVQIGDPFAEKLLIEACLELVKFDEVIGLQDCGAAGLTSSLSEMAARGNSGLEIELTSVPQREEGMNPFEIMLSESQERMVVVVKKGQEERVLSTLRKWDLDSSIIGIVTDNPGFVVKNNGKIVADIPVSSLADGAPVVKREIREPEVQKKINQLNLDKIKELDDYNEILLRLLSSPNLSCKEDIYQQYDHMVQINTILAPGDDAAVLRLKGSKKAIALTTEGNGRYCLLDPYQGAQIIVAEAARNISCKGALPRAVTDCLNFGAPENSDSYWQLVQAIKGLSEACKFFNTPIISGNVSLYNENDGKPIDPTPVIGMVGIINNYNRICTLDFKNENDIIFLLGETRDELGGSEYLELIHQKKCGQPPALNLLMEKKIQDFCRMMIEKDLLVSAHDCSLGGLAISLAESCINGGLGAEIELETNIRSDCSLFGESQSRIIVSVHHENTGKIIKFAQKEGIPIKKIGHVKGDNLKINQWVNLPVEKMEKVWRGKQ